One Actinoplanes missouriensis 431 DNA segment encodes these proteins:
- a CDS encoding CU044_5270 family protein, with protein sequence MLTRMATEVRDMLKPLDPAAGHRSAVPEEARQDDLRRILATAHHDAKPHGSRPAQPRPTGRRLAWGSGTAAVVAGAVVATLALGGSPTLAYEATPAPLVITATSDARPAGDVLREIAGRAGRLPAATGPYQHLVTESWSLWTRIDDERVVSAVVPARTESWRGDDGSGKVVVGTGEPYFPSAEHREAWEDDGSYGDGDKARTESFGAGQFPAMWKDAPPADPAKLADWLAIAHPRENGPAETIVAVTDLARERVLDPALRAGVLRILATLPGLTHEGAVVDRMGRAGEAFVLMSDFSGLPTHYTLVVDPRTGELLGYEKELRTTAGKLDVKVPAVIGYDLFVTAGRTSQPN encoded by the coding sequence ATGCTGACCCGTATGGCGACCGAAGTGCGCGACATGCTCAAGCCGCTCGACCCGGCTGCCGGCCACCGATCGGCGGTGCCGGAGGAGGCCCGGCAGGACGATCTGCGGCGCATCCTGGCGACGGCACACCACGACGCGAAACCTCACGGGTCTCGCCCGGCCCAGCCTCGCCCGACCGGGCGTCGGCTGGCCTGGGGTTCGGGCACCGCCGCTGTCGTGGCGGGCGCGGTGGTGGCAACGCTGGCTCTCGGCGGTTCGCCCACCCTGGCCTACGAGGCCACCCCGGCCCCGCTGGTGATCACCGCGACCAGCGACGCGCGGCCGGCCGGTGACGTGCTGCGGGAGATCGCCGGCCGCGCCGGGAGACTGCCGGCCGCGACGGGCCCCTACCAGCACCTCGTCACCGAGAGCTGGAGCCTCTGGACCCGGATCGACGACGAGCGGGTCGTCTCGGCCGTCGTGCCGGCGCGGACGGAGTCCTGGCGCGGCGACGACGGTTCCGGCAAGGTCGTCGTGGGCACCGGCGAGCCGTACTTCCCGTCGGCCGAGCATCGTGAGGCGTGGGAGGACGACGGGTCCTACGGTGACGGCGACAAGGCGCGGACCGAGTCGTTCGGCGCCGGCCAGTTCCCGGCGATGTGGAAGGACGCGCCTCCGGCCGATCCGGCGAAGCTGGCGGACTGGCTGGCGATCGCGCACCCCCGCGAGAACGGCCCGGCCGAGACCATCGTGGCCGTCACCGACCTGGCCCGCGAGCGGGTGCTCGACCCGGCGCTACGGGCCGGTGTCCTGCGGATCCTCGCCACCCTTCCCGGGCTGACGCACGAGGGCGCCGTGGTGGACCGGATGGGCCGTGCGGGCGAGGCGTTCGTGCTGATGTCCGACTTCAGCGGCCTGCCCACCCACTACACGCTCGTCGTCGACCCCCGCACCGGTGAGCTGCTCGGTTACGAGAAGGAACTCCGGACCACGGCCGGCAAGCTGGACGTGAAGGTTCCCGCGGTGATCGGCTACGACCTTTTCGTCACCGCCGGGCGCACCTCGCAACCGAACTGA
- a CDS encoding RNA polymerase sigma factor, which translates to MTTDEERFTVLYEHHYADVERYVVRRAADVVARDVVADVFLVIWRRIGEVPEPALPWIYGVARRVLANELRGAQRRRQLEQKVAVHVDDESADHADDVASRAALAAAFDRLPETDRETLRLIAWEQLSLRDAATAAQCSFATFAMRLHRARRRLRREMAPAVPPTALRVHPGLN; encoded by the coding sequence ATGACGACTGACGAGGAACGCTTCACGGTCCTCTACGAGCACCACTACGCCGACGTCGAGCGATACGTGGTGCGCCGCGCCGCCGACGTCGTCGCCCGGGATGTCGTCGCCGATGTCTTCCTGGTGATCTGGCGCCGCATCGGTGAGGTGCCGGAGCCGGCCCTGCCGTGGATCTACGGCGTCGCCCGCCGGGTCCTGGCGAACGAGTTGCGCGGCGCTCAGCGGCGGCGGCAGCTCGAGCAGAAGGTCGCGGTGCACGTGGACGACGAGTCGGCCGATCACGCCGACGACGTGGCGTCGCGTGCCGCCCTCGCGGCGGCGTTCGACCGCCTGCCGGAGACCGACCGCGAGACCCTCCGGCTGATCGCGTGGGAGCAGCTGTCACTGCGGGATGCGGCCACGGCGGCCCAATGCTCCTTCGCCACGTTCGCCATGCGGCTGCACCGAGCCAGGCGGCGGCTGCGCCGTGAGATGGCTCCGGCCGTCCCGCCCACCGCGCTGCGCGTGCACCCCGGCCTGAACTGA
- the sepX gene encoding divisome protein SepX/GlpR has protein sequence MRVPTSVLLAVLAAAGLLALAPALVRRYDATERLAAERASSTARVLQRHRRRRTVPGRRPINPARQVTVTVPAPTGDPAAPPERRLRLVTGRRSPRRAPQRRGTPAVVRRRRVFAALVLLNAIELVGVLAVGPGFWISFAVTGSLLALYLVHLRNRAIADRRRRRIQAREAAWLAARQAEVRREQARRAAARREAQRRLAAQREAVRRAAMGLDREPSDLPVAANGGSVSCRRRGGLRGRAYEAGGRHIS, from the coding sequence GTGAGGGTGCCGACCTCGGTGCTCCTCGCCGTCCTCGCCGCGGCCGGTCTGCTCGCCCTCGCTCCGGCGCTGGTACGCCGGTACGACGCCACCGAGCGACTCGCCGCGGAGCGGGCGTCGTCGACGGCGCGGGTGCTGCAACGCCACCGCCGTCGTCGCACCGTGCCCGGACGCCGACCGATCAACCCGGCACGCCAGGTGACGGTTACGGTACCCGCCCCGACGGGTGATCCCGCCGCCCCTCCGGAACGCCGCCTGCGCCTGGTCACCGGCAGGCGCTCCCCCCGCCGCGCACCCCAGCGCCGCGGCACCCCAGCGGTGGTCCGCCGCCGCCGGGTCTTCGCCGCCCTGGTGCTGCTCAACGCGATAGAGCTGGTCGGCGTGCTCGCCGTCGGCCCCGGCTTCTGGATCAGCTTCGCGGTCACCGGCAGCCTCCTCGCCCTCTACCTGGTGCACCTGCGCAACCGCGCTATCGCCGACCGCCGCCGTCGCCGCATCCAGGCCCGCGAGGCCGCCTGGCTCGCCGCGCGCCAGGCCGAGGTCCGCCGCGAACAGGCACGCCGGGCAGCGGCGAGGCGCGAGGCCCAGCGCCGCCTGGCCGCCCAGCGCGAAGCCGTCCGCCGCGCCGCGATGGGCCTCGACCGGGAGCCCTCCGACCTCCCGGTGGCCGCCAACGGGGGCTCGGTCTCCTGCCGCCGGCGAGGGGGCCTGCGAGGGCGCGCTTACGAGGCCGGCGGAAGGCACATTTCATAG
- a CDS encoding GNAT family N-acetyltransferase has translation MLGATPGWPAVLADGPVLLRPYKRGDARAWSEVRIANQAWLAPWESAPPGPWSEMNSPRAFGYVYRDMKRAARRGDSMPFAVCLVDNGRERLVGHVNLGNIVRRAFASAYAGYWVDYRVAGRGVIPTALALAVDHAFGPGGLHRIEINIRPENGPSRRVVEKLGFREEAYHQRYMHIDGGWRDHLGYAMTSEEVAAEGGLLSRWKRVRASK, from the coding sequence ATGCTCGGGGCCACCCCCGGATGGCCAGCCGTCCTGGCGGATGGTCCGGTGCTGCTGCGGCCGTACAAGCGTGGTGACGCCCGGGCCTGGTCCGAGGTGCGGATCGCCAACCAGGCGTGGCTCGCCCCCTGGGAGTCGGCGCCGCCCGGCCCGTGGTCCGAGATGAACTCGCCCCGCGCGTTCGGTTACGTCTACCGCGACATGAAACGGGCCGCCCGGCGCGGCGACAGCATGCCGTTCGCGGTCTGCCTGGTCGACAACGGGCGGGAGCGGCTGGTCGGCCATGTGAACCTGGGCAACATCGTCCGGCGGGCGTTCGCCTCGGCGTACGCGGGTTACTGGGTGGACTACCGGGTGGCCGGCCGGGGCGTGATACCGACCGCGCTGGCGCTCGCCGTGGATCACGCGTTCGGGCCCGGCGGCCTGCACCGCATCGAGATCAACATCCGCCCGGAGAACGGGCCGAGCCGTCGTGTCGTGGAGAAGCTGGGTTTCCGCGAGGAGGCGTACCACCAGCGCTACATGCACATCGACGGCGGCTGGCGCGACCACCTCGGATACGCCATGACCAGCGAAGAGGTGGCCGCCGAGGGCGGTCTGCTGTCCCGCTGGAAGCGCGTCCGCGCCAGTAAATGA
- a CDS encoding molybdopterin molybdotransferase MoeA — protein sequence MTATADAEAAANELMPLAEYLGSVLRRLRALPPLDLDLTQAHGNVLAADVIAPHPFPAFDQAAIDGYAARWEDLAGAGRIGSHPSSLPKFDNNARTVRLNVVGDLGAASWRPVRLTPGTCFSVAAGAPLPIGADVVVPVHWTDQGMAAVEILHAPKRGSGVRRAGEEIAVGQVLARAGTYVSPPMVATFAASGIGHVLVRPSPRVVVVATGDELVDVGRPSQPGQVVDANSHALTAAAVEAGALAYRIGICDDDPEGLRGLLEDQTLRADLIITTGGTGTGPGDMLRRVLSRPGTGRGSVEFTDVALCPGTALGFGTVGGEEVPVVCLPGEPGAALIGFEVLAWPVIQLLAGAEPVFRTSVKAHLLETVSSPGGLREFRPAHVAERRGGGYTVQPLAGGPYTLSGLSEANGLLVLGERVTTAAAGSTVDVLLLDRRR from the coding sequence ATGACCGCCACGGCCGATGCCGAGGCGGCCGCCAACGAGCTGATGCCTCTCGCCGAATACCTGGGCAGCGTGCTGCGCAGGTTGCGGGCGCTGCCTCCGCTCGACCTCGACCTCACCCAGGCGCACGGGAACGTGCTGGCGGCCGACGTGATCGCGCCGCACCCGTTCCCGGCGTTCGACCAGGCCGCGATCGACGGGTACGCGGCCCGATGGGAGGACCTGGCCGGCGCCGGGCGCATCGGGTCGCACCCGTCCTCGCTGCCCAAGTTCGACAACAACGCCCGCACGGTACGGCTCAACGTCGTCGGCGACCTGGGCGCCGCCAGCTGGCGGCCGGTCCGGCTCACTCCCGGCACCTGCTTCTCGGTGGCGGCCGGGGCGCCGCTGCCGATCGGCGCCGACGTGGTCGTGCCGGTGCACTGGACCGACCAGGGCATGGCGGCCGTGGAGATCCTGCACGCGCCGAAACGGGGCTCCGGCGTCCGGCGGGCCGGCGAAGAGATCGCGGTCGGCCAGGTGCTCGCGCGCGCCGGGACGTACGTGTCACCCCCGATGGTGGCCACGTTCGCCGCCTCCGGCATCGGTCACGTGCTGGTGCGGCCCAGTCCGCGGGTCGTCGTGGTGGCGACCGGCGACGAACTGGTCGACGTGGGCCGGCCCAGCCAGCCCGGGCAGGTGGTGGACGCGAACTCGCACGCGCTGACCGCTGCCGCGGTGGAGGCCGGCGCTCTCGCGTACCGAATAGGCATTTGTGACGACGATCCGGAAGGCCTGCGTGGCCTGCTGGAGGACCAGACGTTGCGGGCCGACCTGATCATCACGACCGGCGGGACCGGCACCGGGCCCGGCGACATGCTGCGCCGCGTGCTGTCCCGGCCCGGCACCGGCCGCGGCTCGGTCGAGTTCACCGACGTGGCGCTCTGCCCGGGCACCGCGCTGGGGTTCGGCACGGTCGGCGGCGAGGAGGTCCCGGTGGTGTGTCTGCCGGGTGAGCCGGGCGCGGCGCTGATCGGCTTCGAAGTCCTGGCCTGGCCGGTGATCCAGCTGCTGGCCGGGGCCGAGCCGGTGTTCCGGACCAGCGTCAAGGCCCATCTGCTGGAGACCGTCTCCTCGCCCGGTGGGCTGCGCGAGTTCCGCCCGGCGCACGTCGCGGAACGACGCGGCGGCGGTTACACGGTGCAGCCACTCGCCGGTGGGCCGTACACTCTCTCCGGTTTGTCCGAGGCGAACGGTCTGCTCGTTCTCGGGGAAAGGGTCACCACGGCGGCGGCGGGTTCGACCGTGGACGTGCTGCTGCTCGACCGGAGGCGATGA
- a CDS encoding UTP--glucose-1-phosphate uridylyltransferase produces the protein MTTNAQGTGRRAVKAVIPAAGLATRFLPATKAVPKELLPVVDRPVLQYIVEEAAAAGITDVLLVTGRGKTSMVDHFDRRPDVEQRLADKGDTARLEAVRRTSELADIYTVRQGEPLGLGHAVGTAASHVGPDNAFAVLLGDEFVEESRPLLPQMLDLQAETGGIVLALMEVDPSETSRYGIASVEKSDEEDIVRITGLVEKPKPEESPSNLAVLGRYVLPGKIFETIADTKPGAGGEIQLTDAMATLLAEGTPVHGIVYRGHRYDTGMPLGYLQAVVQLAVQRPDLGEEFRAWLTDFVGGQKG, from the coding sequence ATGACGACGAACGCGCAGGGAACAGGCCGGCGCGCGGTGAAGGCAGTGATTCCGGCGGCAGGACTCGCCACCCGGTTCCTGCCGGCCACCAAGGCCGTGCCGAAGGAACTGCTGCCGGTGGTGGACCGCCCCGTGCTGCAGTACATCGTCGAAGAGGCGGCCGCGGCCGGCATCACCGACGTCCTGCTCGTCACCGGCCGGGGCAAGACCTCGATGGTGGACCACTTCGATCGCCGCCCGGATGTGGAGCAGCGGCTCGCCGACAAGGGTGACACCGCCCGGCTCGAAGCGGTCCGCCGGACCAGCGAGCTCGCCGACATCTACACGGTCCGCCAGGGTGAGCCGCTCGGCCTCGGCCACGCGGTCGGCACCGCCGCCTCGCACGTCGGCCCGGACAACGCGTTCGCGGTGCTGCTGGGCGACGAGTTCGTGGAGGAGTCCCGCCCCCTCCTGCCGCAGATGCTCGATCTGCAGGCGGAGACCGGCGGCATCGTGCTCGCGCTGATGGAGGTCGACCCCTCGGAGACCTCCCGCTACGGCATCGCCTCAGTGGAGAAGTCCGACGAAGAGGACATCGTCCGGATCACCGGTCTGGTCGAGAAGCCCAAGCCGGAGGAGTCGCCGAGCAACCTCGCCGTCCTCGGCCGCTACGTCCTCCCCGGCAAGATCTTCGAGACGATCGCGGACACCAAGCCCGGCGCCGGCGGCGAGATCCAGCTGACCGACGCGATGGCGACGCTGCTCGCCGAAGGCACCCCGGTGCACGGCATCGTCTACCGCGGCCACCGGTACGACACCGGCATGCCGCTCGGATACCTGCAGGCGGTCGTGCAGCTGGCCGTCCAGCGCCCCGACCTCGGGGAGGAGTTCCGGGCCTGGCTGACCGACTTCGTCGGTGGTCAGAAGGGATGA
- a CDS encoding GGDEF domain-containing protein, producing the protein MTLRGRLTSAFLVVVLGPVLLGSIFVALTVGAVSRERTAERLDHAAITVGAAVSAVCRQLQAAADAVAVVPATERSAVADQLIARGLATAIRMTGPDQQPESSRPRGASREEMLEKGGRPIGWQNCAEPAPGAVTALAALATTPQAGTTPEVTVMAAQRVDGALLARIGAVGGVAVTLGAPAAGSGAGVRGLTAEPGQPLPLILTVPAADPTVRYAILLLIVLVTALAAMLAARWLARSTTRPLGDLAWAADRVANGDLDTRVPIPRPDELGRLAGTFNRMTRELQSYVQALTASRDQLRRHLAILGDTLSSTHDLDRILPVILRTAMTATGARAGLILLAEPDGRLAVRCGAGLTGEWDLPAAELAQRRLVAGRGVLGTVASTGAPLQGTGATSDDEPACESYLAVPICAPPNPDAEGEPGPGTLGVLALYDRLGSPAFEDTDLRTLRTFAGQAGVAVNNVRVHEEAQRLSLTDPLTGLWNYRYLREVLRREVERASRFGRMLTVLVLDLDHFKEVNDTYGHTAGDLVLGEFARRIRIGLREVDVAFRQGGEEFVVLLPETDAYGGVIVAERLGAAVRDWPVPIDPRRPDLDDRISISVSIGIAVFPEHGNTAQEVLDAADVALYAAKNSGRDTYRLAERGSFDPAAATTGGPQPPRQVRGR; encoded by the coding sequence GTGACACTTCGTGGCCGGCTAACCAGCGCGTTCCTGGTGGTCGTGCTCGGTCCGGTCTTGCTCGGGTCCATCTTCGTCGCCCTCACCGTCGGTGCCGTGAGCCGCGAACGGACGGCCGAGCGCCTCGACCACGCCGCTATCACCGTGGGTGCCGCCGTGAGTGCTGTCTGTCGCCAACTTCAGGCGGCTGCGGACGCGGTGGCGGTGGTTCCGGCTACCGAGCGTTCCGCCGTCGCCGATCAGCTGATCGCCCGGGGCCTGGCGACGGCGATCCGCATGACCGGTCCTGATCAGCAGCCGGAATCCTCCCGCCCGCGCGGGGCCAGCCGCGAGGAGATGCTCGAGAAGGGCGGTCGCCCGATCGGCTGGCAGAACTGCGCCGAGCCGGCACCCGGCGCCGTCACCGCGCTCGCCGCGCTCGCCACGACGCCGCAGGCGGGCACGACCCCCGAGGTGACCGTGATGGCCGCACAGCGCGTGGACGGCGCCCTGCTGGCCCGCATCGGCGCGGTGGGCGGCGTGGCGGTGACCCTGGGCGCGCCCGCAGCCGGCAGCGGCGCGGGCGTCCGTGGACTGACCGCCGAGCCCGGCCAGCCGCTGCCGCTGATCCTGACCGTGCCGGCCGCCGACCCCACCGTGCGGTACGCGATCCTGCTCCTGATCGTGCTGGTGACCGCCCTGGCGGCGATGCTCGCCGCTCGCTGGCTGGCCCGGTCCACCACCCGGCCGCTCGGTGACCTGGCCTGGGCCGCGGACCGGGTGGCCAACGGCGACCTGGACACCCGGGTGCCGATCCCGCGACCGGACGAGCTGGGCCGGCTGGCCGGCACGTTCAACCGGATGACCCGGGAGCTGCAGTCCTACGTACAGGCGCTGACCGCGAGCCGGGACCAGCTCCGGCGGCACCTGGCGATCCTCGGCGACACCCTGTCCAGCACCCACGACCTGGACCGGATCCTCCCGGTGATCCTGCGGACCGCGATGACCGCGACCGGCGCCCGGGCCGGTCTGATCCTGCTCGCCGAGCCGGACGGGCGGCTGGCGGTGCGGTGTGGCGCCGGGCTGACAGGTGAGTGGGACCTGCCCGCCGCCGAGCTGGCGCAGCGCCGGCTGGTCGCCGGACGCGGAGTGCTGGGCACGGTGGCGTCGACCGGCGCGCCGCTGCAGGGGACGGGCGCGACGAGCGACGACGAGCCGGCATGTGAGTCGTATCTCGCCGTGCCGATCTGCGCGCCGCCGAACCCGGACGCCGAGGGCGAGCCGGGACCCGGAACGCTCGGGGTGCTGGCGCTCTACGACCGGCTCGGCAGCCCGGCCTTCGAGGACACCGATCTGCGGACCCTGCGCACCTTCGCGGGGCAGGCCGGGGTGGCGGTGAACAACGTGCGGGTGCACGAGGAGGCGCAGCGGCTGTCGCTGACCGACCCGCTCACCGGACTGTGGAACTACCGTTACCTGCGCGAGGTGCTGCGGCGCGAGGTGGAGCGGGCGAGCCGGTTCGGCCGGATGCTGACCGTCCTGGTGCTCGACCTCGATCACTTCAAGGAGGTGAACGACACGTACGGGCACACCGCCGGTGACCTGGTGCTCGGCGAATTCGCCCGGCGCATCCGGATCGGGCTGCGCGAGGTGGATGTGGCGTTCCGCCAGGGTGGTGAGGAGTTCGTGGTACTGCTGCCGGAGACCGACGCGTACGGTGGAGTGATCGTGGCCGAACGGCTCGGCGCGGCCGTTCGCGACTGGCCCGTGCCGATCGACCCACGCCGTCCTGATCTCGACGACCGCATCTCGATCAGTGTCTCGATCGGCATCGCGGTCTTCCCGGAACATGGGAACACCGCACAGGAGGTCCTCGACGCCGCGGACGTTGCGCTTTACGCGGCGAAGAACTCGGGTAGAGATACGTACCGACTGGCCGAACGGGGATCGTTCGATCCCGCAGCGGCCACGACCGGAGGGCCACAACCGCCGCGGCAAGTCCGTGGCCGATAG
- a CDS encoding 5-formyltetrahydrofolate cyclo-ligase, which produces MSDLAGDAEKSPQNKIALRARLLTARRSLSDAELASSAAKIHSNTLSLVRDLAPSTIAAYSPVGTEPGGPGLPGLVAAALPPGGRLLLPVLLPDNDLDWARFDGSLDSGPRGLREPGGPRLGAGAIREADLVLVPALAVGPGGVRMGRGGGSYDRVLARLGDPGPFTVALLHDGELVDEVPAEPHDRAVRGVITPTGGLVTFS; this is translated from the coding sequence ATGTCGGATTTAGCCGGTGACGCGGAAAAATCACCACAAAACAAGATCGCTCTGCGCGCGCGGCTGCTCACGGCGCGTCGATCACTTTCGGACGCAGAGCTCGCTTCGTCAGCCGCCAAGATCCACAGCAACACCCTTTCCCTGGTACGGGATCTCGCCCCGTCAACCATCGCCGCCTACTCCCCGGTCGGCACCGAGCCCGGCGGTCCCGGCCTGCCCGGACTGGTCGCCGCGGCGCTGCCACCCGGCGGCCGGCTCCTGCTGCCGGTGCTGCTGCCCGACAACGATCTCGACTGGGCCCGGTTCGACGGATCGCTCGACTCAGGGCCGCGCGGCCTCCGGGAGCCGGGCGGCCCACGGCTCGGTGCCGGCGCGATCCGGGAGGCGGACCTGGTCCTGGTGCCGGCGCTCGCGGTCGGGCCGGGTGGCGTGCGGATGGGGCGCGGCGGCGGTTCCTACGATCGCGTCCTGGCCCGGCTCGGCGATCCCGGCCCGTTCACCGTGGCTCTCCTGCACGACGGCGAGCTCGTTGACGAGGTGCCCGCGGAGCCGCACGATCGAGCCGTCCGGGGTGTGATCACGCCCACTGGCGGCCTTGTGACGTTCTCCTGA
- a CDS encoding DUF2231 domain-containing protein, protein MVFDQVNGLPVHILVLHAAVIFVPLLALGSVVYAVVARWRAKMGWAVAILAVVAPIAAVVAKVSGTELYNRLLGQGMSGPILEILDDHMNYGTITMWLSIALGVVSLILVVMTGRAGARLPRVVEIGFAVVIIGLAAANCYYIFETGDSGATAVWNPA, encoded by the coding sequence ATGGTGTTCGACCAGGTCAATGGTTTACCGGTACATATCCTCGTGCTCCACGCCGCCGTCATCTTCGTGCCGCTGCTGGCTCTCGGCAGCGTCGTCTACGCCGTCGTCGCGCGGTGGCGGGCCAAGATGGGGTGGGCCGTCGCGATCCTCGCCGTGGTCGCCCCGATCGCCGCCGTGGTGGCGAAGGTGTCCGGCACCGAGCTCTACAACCGGCTGCTCGGCCAGGGCATGTCCGGACCGATTCTTGAAATTCTGGACGACCACATGAACTACGGGACGATCACCATGTGGCTGTCGATCGCGCTCGGCGTGGTCAGCCTGATCCTCGTCGTGATGACGGGCCGGGCCGGTGCGCGGTTGCCCCGGGTCGTCGAGATCGGCTTCGCCGTGGTGATCATCGGGCTGGCCGCTGCGAACTGTTACTACATCTTCGAGACCGGTGACTCCGGCGCGACCGCGGTGTGGAACCCCGCATGA
- a CDS encoding oxygenase MpaB family protein: MTGDVGLFGPDSVTWKLHQEPILMLGGLRSLYLQALHPRAVAGVAQNSGYRADPWGRLVRTSNYVGTVVYGSTAEVHAAAARLRRLHSRLHATDPRTGERFRVDEPDLLRWVHVAEVESFLSTAVDAGVRLTPAEVDGYYTEQRRAAELVGLDPATVPGTAAEVADYYAAMRPELGLTRDSAETALFLTVPPVPSTWGGRALRLGLTLGPPRWAYLGVASTAIALLPAWARQMYGGLGWPTTDLAARLSVRGLRALLAGVLATLPEQYRVAPMRKAALERAGLQPAA; this comes from the coding sequence ATGACGGGAGACGTCGGTCTGTTCGGTCCTGACTCGGTCACCTGGAAACTGCATCAGGAGCCGATCCTGATGCTCGGCGGGCTCCGCTCGCTCTATCTTCAGGCGCTGCACCCGCGCGCCGTCGCCGGAGTCGCGCAGAACTCGGGTTATCGCGCCGACCCGTGGGGCCGCCTGGTGCGCACCTCGAACTATGTGGGGACGGTCGTCTACGGCAGCACCGCCGAGGTGCACGCGGCGGCGGCCCGTCTGCGCCGGCTGCACTCCCGGCTCCACGCCACCGATCCGCGCACCGGCGAGCGGTTCCGGGTGGACGAGCCCGATCTGCTGCGCTGGGTGCACGTCGCCGAGGTGGAGTCGTTCCTGAGCACGGCCGTCGACGCCGGTGTGCGGCTCACGCCCGCCGAGGTCGACGGTTACTACACCGAGCAGCGGCGTGCCGCGGAACTGGTCGGTCTCGACCCCGCGACGGTGCCGGGCACCGCCGCCGAGGTGGCGGACTACTACGCGGCGATGCGGCCCGAGCTGGGCCTCACCCGGGACAGCGCGGAGACGGCGCTGTTCCTGACCGTGCCGCCGGTGCCGTCGACGTGGGGCGGCCGGGCGCTGCGGCTCGGCCTCACCCTCGGTCCGCCCCGCTGGGCATACCTCGGGGTCGCGAGCACGGCGATCGCGCTGCTGCCGGCGTGGGCCCGTCAGATGTACGGCGGACTGGGCTGGCCCACCACCGACCTGGCCGCCCGCCTCTCGGTGCGTGGCCTGCGCGCTCTGCTGGCCGGCGTCCTCGCCACCCTGCCCGAGCAGTACCGGGTGGCCCCCATGCGCAAAGCAGCCCTGGAACGAGCCGGCCTCCAGCCAGCCGCCTGA
- a CDS encoding RecB family exonuclease: MPERLFVCTPSKLGAFADCPRRYRYSYVDRPTPPKGPPWAHNSMGASVHTALKNWFALPAERRAPGALPTLLKATWVREGYRDVDQERAVYRRALEWLESYVATLDPEEEPLGVERVVATKTAVLALNGRADRIDARTTDDGPEAVIVDYKTGRSGLDADDARGSLALALYAFAAERVFRRPCRRVELHHLPTGTVAAHEHTEESLARQVRRAEETATDIMAAEKAVAAGADPDREFPTNPGSLCGWCDFRKVCPAGAGVAGKEPWTAVEHLGA, encoded by the coding sequence ATGCCGGAGCGGCTCTTCGTCTGCACGCCGAGCAAGCTCGGGGCCTTCGCCGACTGCCCCCGCCGCTACCGCTATTCCTACGTCGATCGCCCCACCCCGCCCAAGGGCCCGCCGTGGGCGCACAACTCGATGGGCGCGAGCGTGCACACCGCGCTGAAGAACTGGTTCGCCCTGCCGGCGGAGCGGCGCGCGCCAGGCGCGCTTCCCACGCTTCTCAAAGCCACGTGGGTACGGGAGGGATACCGCGACGTCGACCAGGAACGAGCCGTCTACCGGCGTGCCCTGGAGTGGCTGGAGAGCTACGTCGCCACCCTCGATCCCGAGGAGGAACCGCTCGGTGTCGAGCGGGTGGTCGCCACCAAGACCGCGGTGCTGGCGCTGAACGGCCGGGCCGACCGGATCGACGCGCGCACCACCGACGACGGTCCCGAGGCGGTGATCGTCGACTACAAGACCGGCCGTTCCGGGCTGGACGCCGACGACGCGCGGGGCTCGCTGGCGCTGGCGCTCTACGCGTTCGCCGCCGAGCGGGTGTTCCGGCGGCCGTGCCGGCGCGTCGAGCTGCACCACCTGCCGACCGGGACGGTCGCGGCGCACGAGCACACCGAGGAGTCGCTGGCCCGGCAGGTCAGGCGGGCCGAGGAGACCGCGACCGACATCATGGCCGCGGAGAAAGCGGTGGCCGCGGGGGCCGATCCGGACCGGGAGTTCCCGACGAACCCGGGGTCGCTGTGCGGGTGGTGCGACTTCCGGAAGGTGTGCCCGGCCGGCGCGGGCGTGGCGGGGAAGGAGCCGTGGACCGCGGTGGAGCACCTGGGCGCGTAG
- a CDS encoding MarC family protein, which yields MNVKLFGEFFVTLLVIVDPPGMVPVFLALTGSMPAKARNKAATQAVLLALGVIVGFAIAGQTLLDYLHVQLPALQAAGGLLLVLVALQLLTGKTDEPADQVGTSNVALVPIGTPLLAGPGAIVATMLFVQRAESLDEHLILAAAILAVMATVWLVLRFSGIIVRLLRPAGIEVLTRIAGLLLAAIAVQLIADAVFAFVKGYSGQF from the coding sequence GTGAATGTCAAGCTGTTCGGCGAGTTCTTCGTGACTCTGCTGGTGATCGTCGATCCTCCCGGCATGGTTCCGGTCTTCCTCGCCCTGACCGGCAGCATGCCGGCGAAGGCCCGCAACAAGGCCGCCACGCAGGCCGTGCTGCTCGCCCTCGGCGTGATCGTGGGTTTCGCGATCGCCGGCCAGACCCTGCTGGACTACCTCCACGTGCAGCTGCCGGCCCTCCAGGCCGCCGGTGGCCTGCTGCTGGTCCTGGTCGCGCTGCAGCTGCTCACCGGCAAGACCGACGAACCCGCCGACCAGGTGGGCACCAGCAACGTCGCGCTCGTCCCGATCGGCACCCCGCTGCTCGCCGGACCCGGCGCGATCGTCGCCACGATGCTGTTCGTGCAGCGTGCCGAGTCCCTCGACGAGCACCTGATCCTGGCCGCCGCGATCCTCGCCGTGATGGCGACCGTCTGGCTGGTGCTGCGCTTCTCCGGGATCATCGTGCGGCTGCTGCGCCCGGCCGGCATCGAGGTGCTCACCCGGATCGCCGGTCTGCTGCTCGCGGCGATCGCGGTGCAGCTCATCGCGGATGCCGTCTTCGCGTTCGTGAAGGGGTACAGCGGGCAGTTCTGA